In Lepus europaeus isolate LE1 chromosome 22, mLepTim1.pri, whole genome shotgun sequence, the following are encoded in one genomic region:
- the LOC133751517 gene encoding homeobox protein SIX4, whose protein sequence is MSSSSPTGQIASAADIKQENGMETASDGQEAPREAAGGAAARLTPPAPAPFPLEPGDAAAAGLSGEEGAAADQVQLHSELLGRHHAAAAAATPLAFSPDHVACVCEALQQGGNLDRLARFLWSLPQSDLLRGNESLLKARALVAFHQGIYPELYSILESHSFESANHPLLQQLWYKARYTEAERARGRPLGAVDKYRLRRKFPLPRTIWDGEETVYCFKEKSRNALKELYKQNRYPSPAEKRHLAKITGLSLTQVSNWFKNRRQRDRNPSETQSKSESDGNPSTEDESSKGQEDLSPHPLPGSSDTVTNLSLSSHMEPVYMQQIGNAKISLSSSGVLLNGSLVPASTSPVFLNGNSFIQGPSGVILNGLNVGNTQTVSLNPPKMSANIVSNGISMTDILGPTSQDVKEFKVLQSSAANSAATTSYSPSAPVSFPGLIPSAEVKREDIQTVASQEGSSVVTFTTPVQINQYGIVQIPNSGANGQFLNGSIGFSPLQLPPVSVAASPGNISVNSSTSDRSTFTSESAPVQQGKVFLSSLAPSAVVYTVPNSGQTVGSVKQEALERSLVFSQLMPVNQNAPVNANLPSENLSGSGLHPLASSLVNVSPTPSFSLTPPALLTSTELNPDIADNQPMPAPVAGKSAGTAVSSANYATLQNCSLITGQDLLSVPLTQTALGEIVPTSEDQVGHASPAVHQDFVGEHRLVLQSVANLKENFLPNSENKATSSLMMLDAKSKYVLDGMVETVCEDLETDKKELAKLQTVQLDEDMQDL, encoded by the exons atgtcctcttcctcccccaccggGCAGATCGCAAGTGCGGCGGACATCAAGCAGGAGAATGGGATGGAAACCGCCTCGGACGGGCAGGAGGCGCCCCGAGAAGCGGCGGGGGGCGCGGCGGCGCGGCTCACCCCCCCGGCTCCAGCCCCGTTCCCTCTGGAGCCGGGGGACGCCGCGGCCGCCGGGCTGAGCGGAGAGGAAGGGGCGGCGGCCGATCAGGTACAACTCCACTCGGAACTTCTGGGCCGGCaccacgccgccgccgccgccgcc ACCCCTCTGGCCTTCTCGCCCGACCACGTCGCCTGCGTGTGCGAGGCGCTGCAGCAGGGGGGCAACCTGGACCGCCTGGCCCGGTTCCTGTGGTCCCTGCCCCAGAGCGACCTGCTACGTGGCAACGAGAGCCTGCTGAAGGCGCGGGCGCTCGTGGCCTTCCACCAGGGCATCTACCCCGAGCTCTACAGCATCCTGGAGAGCCACAGCTTCGAGTCGGCCAACCACCCGCTGCTGCAGCAGCTCTGGTACAAGGCGCGCTACACCGAGGCCGAGCGCGCCCGCGGCCGGCCGCTGGGCGCCGTGGACAAGTACCGGCTGCGCAGGAAATTCCCGCTGCCCCGCACCATCTGGGACGGCGAGGAGACGGTGTATTGTTTCAAGGAGAAGTCGCGCAACGCGCTCAAGGAGCTCTACAAGCAGAATCGCTACCCCTCGCCCGCCGAGAAGCGGCACCTGGCCAAGATCACCGGCCTCTCCCTCACCCAGGTCAGCAACTGGTTCAAGAACCGCCGGCAGCGCGACCGGAACCCGTCGGAGACCCAGTCCAAAAG TGAGTCCGATGGCAATCCCAGCACTGAAGATGAGTCCAGCAAAGGACAGGAGGACCTGTCTCCTCACCCTCTCCCGGGGTCCTCCGACACCGTCACCAACCTCAGCCTGTCCAGTCACATGGAGCCCGTGTACATGCAACAGATTGGAAATGCTAAGATATCGTTAAGCTCTTCTGGAGTTTTGTTGAATGGAAGCTTAGTACCTGCAAGTACTTCGCCTGTTTTCCTTAATGGTAATTCTTTCATTCAGGGACCCAGTGGAGTCATCCTAAATGGATTAAATGTGGGAAATACACAGACAGTGTCCTTGAACCCACCAAAAATGTCAGCCAACATTGTGAGCAATGGTATCTCCATGACGGACATCCTGGGgcctacctcccaggatgtgaaGGAATTCAAAGTGCTGCAGAGTTCTGCAGCCAACTCGGCAGCCACCACCTCCTACAGCCCCAGTGCCCCAGTGTCATTCCCAGGGCTGATCCCCAGCGCCGAGGTGAAAAGAGAAGACATTCAAACAGTGGCTTCCCAGGAGGGAAGCTCTGTGGTGACTTTCACGACCCCAGTGCAAATTAACCAGTACGGCATTGTCCAGATCCCCAATTCCGGAGCCAACGGCCAGTTCCTTAATGGGAGCATTGGATTCTCTCCACTGCAGCTGCCTCCTGTCTCAGTGGCAGCTTCTCCAG gtAATATTTCCGTAAATTCAAGCACTTCAGACAGGAGCACATTTACCAGCGAATCCGCCCCAGTGCAGCAGGGCAAGGTTTTCTTGAGCTCTCTGGCTCCCAGTGCAGTGGTATACACTGTTCCTAATTCTGGCCAGACTGTGGGATCTGTGAAACAGGAAGCCTTGGAGAGGAGCCTGGTGTTTTCCCAGTTGATGCCCGTCAATCAGAACGCACCAGTAAATGCAAACCTGCCATCTGAAAACCTCTCGGGGAGTGGCCTCCACCCACTGGCCTCCTCGTTGGTGAATGTGTCCCCAACTCCCAGTTTTTCCCTGACTCCCCCTGCACTGCTAACTTCCACTGAGCTCAACCCTGACATTGCCGATAACCAGCCCATGCCTGCACCTGTGGCAGGCAAATCCGCAGGGACGGCAGTCAGCAGCGCTAACTATGCAACTCTTCAGAACTGCTCCCTCATTACTGGTCAGGACCTGTTGTCCGTGCCTCTgacccagactgccctgggggaAATTGTTCCTACCTCGGAAGACCAGGTGGGCCACGCCTCCCCGGCAGTGCACCAGGATTTTGTCGGAGAGCACCGTTTGGTTCTGCAATCAGTAGCTAACCTAAAAGAGAATTTCTTACCAAATTCTGAGAACAAAGCAACAAGCAGCCTAATGATGCTGGACGCCAAATCTAAATATGTCCTGGACGGCATGGTTGAGACTGTGTGTGAAGACCTGGAAACAGACAAAAAAGAGCTTGCCAAGCTCCAGACCGTCCAGCTGGATGAAGATATGCAAGACTTATAA